The sequence TAACGAAGCCGTCAGTCTCGCCGAGGATGCGTGCCTTGCCCGATGCCGAGAACGGAAACTTGCCCACTTTGACGTCGTAGCCGGCGGCCTTTGCTTTTTCTTCGGTCAGGCCGACGCTTGCGACCTCCGGGTCGCAGTAGGTGCAGTTCGGGACGAGGTTGTGCTTGATCGGTTCGACCTTTTTGCCGGCGATCTTTTCGACAACAAGAATACCTTCTTTTGAGGCGAGGTGGGCAAGCTGCGCCGTCGGGATCACGTCGCCGATCGCGTAGATGCCCGGCTCGGCGGTCTCGCAGTATTCGTTGACCTCGACGGTGCCTTTCTCGCTGACCTTGACCTTGGTCTTTTCGAGGCCGAGGCCTTCGAGATACGCCATGCGGCCGACGGCAACAAGGAGCATCTCGGCTTCGAGCGCGACGGTGTCGCCTTTGGCGTTCTTGCCTGAGACCTTCACGCCCGACTTTGTCTTTTCGAGCTTGTCGAGCTTGAGGCCGGTCTCGACCTTAATTCCTTGTTTTTTGAAGGCCCGAGCGAGCTCTTTTGAACAATCGGCATCTTCGAGGGGAACGATGCGATCGAGCAGCTCGACCAGCGTCGTGTCGCAGCCGAAGCGGCTGTAAACGCTCGCGAATTCCGAGCCGACCGCGCCCGAACCCATCACGATCAACGATTTTGGGACCTTTTGCAGTTCGAGGATGTGGTCGGAATTGACGACCGTTTTGCCGTCCGTCTCAAAGCCCGGAATGGGACGCACGACCGAGCCGGTGGCGATGATGATGTTCTTTGACTGAACGGTTTCCTTTTTTCCGTCGGCGAGCGCGACCTCGACCTTGCCGGGGCCAAGGATCTTGCCGTGGCCGTTAAAGACCGTGACCTTGTTCTTTTTCATCAGATAGGTCACGCCGGCAGAGTTTTTGGCGACGACGTCAGATTTATATTTCTGGACGGCCGGGAAATCGAACGACAGGTTATCGACCTTTAACCCGAACTGCTCAAAGTGCCCGGCTTTTTGATAAAGATGGGCGGCGTTAAGCAACGCCTTTGTCGGTATACATCCGCGAAGGCCGCACGTGCCGCCGAGCCGCGCGTCTTTTTCTTTCTCGATCAGAGCGACTTTTAGCCCGAGTTGTCCTGCGCGAACCGCGGCCACATAGCCACCCGGCCCCGAGCCGATGATAGTGATGTCAAATTGTTCTGCCAAAGCGATAAACCTCAATAAATAAAGTCAAATTGCGAACTATCCATTATAGGTCTTCCGCTGACAGGGTGCTAGTTTGGCGGCCGTGGTTTGGGTAAACTAGTAGTAGCATGAATTCAGACCTTGAAAAACGACGCGAACGCGTTCGCGAACTGCAAGAGGAGTTTGCGGCCCGTGGCGATGTAATGGGCTGGTTTGACGCGCTCTACAGGGAGGCCGCGGGCGACAACGAGGTCATACCGTGGGCAGACCTCGAGCCGAACAGCTACTTTCGGCAGTGGGCCCAGGCCAATGGCTTAAAGGGCAATGGCCGGAGAGCACTCGTTGTTGGATGCGGGCTCGGCGACGATGCGAAATATCTGCACGATCTTGGATTTAAGGTCACCGCTTTCGACCTCTCGCCGACGGCGATCGAATGGGCAAAGAAACTTTACGGAGAGGCGGATATTCAGTTTGAGGCCGCCGACCTTTTCCATCCGTTCGGCGATTGGCTCGGGGCTTTTGATTTCGTATTGGAGATCTACACTATACAGCCGCTCCCGCTCGAGATGCGGCCGCAGGTGATCGATGCGATAGCGGCATTTGTCGCTGATGGCGGCGAATTGGTCGTTGTCACTCGCGGCCGGGGCGATGATGAGGAACCTGATACTGTGCCGTGGCCGTGCTCACGGCGAGACCTTTCCCGGTTCAGTGAAAACGGACTTGTTGAGGTTGATCTCGTTGAAATGCCGCCTGAGAATGAGGATGAGCCGCCGAGGTTTGTCGCCAGATATCGCCGCCAGAGGTAATTTATGCAGTTCAAACAATTCTATCTGGGATGTCTTTCACATGCCTCGTATTACGTCGGCTCCGAGGGTGAGGCGGCGGTGATCGATCCTCAGCGGGATGTCGAACAATACATCGCCGAGGCTGAGGGCCACGGACAGAAGATCAAATATGTGATCGAGACGCACAGCCACGCGGATTTTGTCAGTGGACATATCGAGCTGGCCGCACGGACGGGGGCGGAGATCGTGTATGGGCAACGAGCTAATACACAGTTTCCTACGCTTAAGGTCAAGGATGGCGACGAGTTGTGGGTTGGCAGCGTGAAGCTAAGGTTCCTCGAAACGCCGGGCCACACGCCTGAGGGAATCACGATCATTGCCGAAGAAGGGAGTGCGGAGCACGAAAACGTTCTCGCCGTAAGCAGCGATGCCGACAAGAGTGTCGGCGCTCCGAAGGTGTTCACCGGCGATACGTTGTTTATTGGTGACGTCGGACGCCCTGATCTCGTTGGATCTAAAGGATTTACGGCCGAGCAGATGGCCGGGATGCTTTACGACTCGCTGCATGAAAAAATTTTGCTGCTGCCCGACAATTCGGAAGTTTATCCGGCGCACGGGGCGGGAAGCTTGTGCGGCAAGAACATGTCGAAAGATACTTGGTCAACTTTGGGCGAGCAGCGGCGAACAAATTACGCATTGCAGCCAATGACGAAGGACGAGTTCGTCAAGCTCGTGTCGGCCGATCAACCTGAAGTGCCGATGTATTTTCCCCGAAGTGCGGCAAAGAACCTCGAGGGAGCTGTCCCGCTCGATGAGATCGCAAAGCCGAAGGCGTTGTCGGCGGACGAACTGCGTGCTTTTGACGGTGTAGTTATCGATGTCCGAACGAATACTGAATACGGAGCAGGGCACGTTCCGAATTCGATCAATATCGGTCTTGGCGGGCAGTTTGCCTCGTGGGCGGGCACTCTGATACCGATCGGCACGCGGATCGCGATCGTTGCCAATGGTGCGGATCAGGTCGATGAGGCTGTCATGCGACTGGCCCGCGTTGGACATGAAGCGGTCGGCGGATATCAATTTATCAGCGACTACACCGGCGAGAGAAAAGTGGTCGAGCAGGTCGCGGTTGACGAGGTCGCAGAACTGACGAAGACGGAGAAGTATCTGCAGTTTGTCGATGTTCGCCGTCCCGCGGAGCACGACGCGGGGCATGCACATCGGTCGCGAAATATTCCGCTCGACAAACTTGCCTCAGAGATCGATCAACTTGATCCTGCAGTGCCGAGTTACGTGATTTGCCAGGGCGGCTACCGATCGTCGATCGGCTGCGGTATTCTGGAAAATGCCGGTTTCAAGAAGGTCTCTAACGTCACGGGCGGAACGGCAGCATGGATAGAGGCCGGGCTCGAAACCGAGGTGAACGCGGTCGCGTGCGCCAGCACGAAACCGGCATAGTAGTGGCCCATAATATGAAGAGACGCGATTTTGTTAAGTTGACTGGTGCGGCAGGTGCGGCGTTGTTCAGCGGTCGACCGACCTTTGGCTCGCTGGCGGGGCGAACGGCCGTGGTGCCGGATGTCATCATCAATCTTCGTGCGGTTGTATCCACCGTAAGCCTGCTGCCGGGGACTCCCACATCGGTCTGGAGATATGAGGGCGAGGTCGTGCAGGGAACACCACAGAATCTGCAGCCGATCCCAGGCTCTTTTCTCGGGCCAACGATCCGTGTGCATCGCGGGCAGAGGATCAGGATCAACTTTACTAACTACCTGCCCGAGATGACGCTGATGCATTGGCACGGGCTGCATGTGCCGGAGGAGATGGACGCACATCCGCGGTTCACGGTCGAGCCCGGAGCGAGTTACGTCTATGAGTTCACCGTGATGAACCGGGCAGGCACGTACTGGTATCACCCGCATCCTGACATGCGCACCGCCGTCCAGGTCTATCGCGGCCTAGCCGGGCTCTTTATCGTCACCGATGACGAAGAACAGGCTCTCGGGCTGCCGTCGGGCGAGGCCGAAATACCGATCGTGCTGCAGGACCGCCTCTTTGCCCAGGACAATCAGTTTGTGTATCAGCCGATAACGATGGTCGGGTTTCTTGGCGATCGCGTACTTGCAAATGGAAACATGGCTCGTTCGGTAGATGTGGCGAGCCGAGCGTACCGGCTTCGTTTTCTTAACGGGTCAAATTCGCGTTTCTACAAACTTGCCTGGAGCGACGGAACGCCGATGACAGTGATCGCATCTGACGGCGGCCTGCTCGAAGCGCCGGTCGAGCGGCCCTATCTTATCCTCTCGCCCGGGGAAAGATATGAGGTCATCGCAGATTTCAGAAACTTTCCACTCCGGCGAAACCGTCGACTGGTCAGCCAGGCATTCTCACCGATGGGAAATATGGGAAACGGCGGAGCCGCGCTGCCGAATGGTGCAGCCTTTCCAATAATGTCGTTTCGCGTCCGGCGTCGCGTCGCGGACAACTTCGTGCTGCCGCCGACGCTGTCCGCGATCACCCGCTACCGTCTCAAGGACGCCGTCAATGCCGCAGATCCGAGAACATTTCCAATCACGTTCCATCCGGGCATGTTCATGCTTAACGGCGGGATGTTTGAGATGAATGAGGTCGCGGCGAATGAGAATGTGGCGCTGAATACGCTTGAGGTATGGGACATCCCAAACCAGTCGGGGACGGTGCAGATGGCCCATCCGATGCACATTCATCTCGTGCAGTTCCAGATAATCGACCGTCAGATGAATCCATCGGGGGCGACGAACTACGAAAGCGTTAGGTATGGATTTGTGGATTCCGGATGGAAGGACACGTTCATGCTTATGCCGGGTGAACGTGTTCGCTTGCTGCTCAGGTTCGAGGACTTTACGGGCAAGTTCGTCTATCATTGCCACAATCTGGAGCACGAGGATATGGGAATGATGCGCAATTTCCAGGTTAGCTGAGGAGCAGTGGATCTTTATTGATGAGAGTAATTATAGTTTTCCTAATCTCGCTGCTGGCTCTCACGTGGGCCTGCCGGTCGGCCCCGACTAAGACAACAGACTCGCCCGAGATCGTCAGTGCTCCGGGTGTTACAGAGGTATCGCCCCAGGCTGCATTGCCGGCAACATCGGCTGCCTATTCTCAGTTCATCGACGTTCGAACGCCTGAAGAATACGCAGCCGGCCACGCGGATCGAACGCGCAACATTCCCCTCGATCAATTGGCCGCTAACCTCGATATGCTGGAGGCGAATGAGCCTGTGTACCTCATTTGCCGGACCGACAACCGCTCTTCGCAAGCGGCGAAGATGCTCGTCGATGCGGGCTTCAAACAGGCGATA is a genomic window of Chloracidobacterium sp. containing:
- the lpdA gene encoding dihydrolipoyl dehydrogenase, whose translation is MAEQFDITIIGSGPGGYVAAVRAGQLGLKVALIEKEKDARLGGTCGLRGCIPTKALLNAAHLYQKAGHFEQFGLKVDNLSFDFPAVQKYKSDVVAKNSAGVTYLMKKNKVTVFNGHGKILGPGKVEVALADGKKETVQSKNIIIATGSVVRPIPGFETDGKTVVNSDHILELQKVPKSLIVMGSGAVGSEFASVYSRFGCDTTLVELLDRIVPLEDADCSKELARAFKKQGIKVETGLKLDKLEKTKSGVKVSGKNAKGDTVALEAEMLLVAVGRMAYLEGLGLEKTKVKVSEKGTVEVNEYCETAEPGIYAIGDVIPTAQLAHLASKEGILVVEKIAGKKVEPIKHNLVPNCTYCDPEVASVGLTEEKAKAAGYDVKVGKFPFSASGKARILGETDGFVKIVAERKYDEVLGVHIIGPHATELLAEACVGMALETTADELGRIIHAHPTVSESVMEAAEGVHDLTIHM
- a CDS encoding class I SAM-dependent methyltransferase, with protein sequence MNSDLEKRRERVRELQEEFAARGDVMGWFDALYREAAGDNEVIPWADLEPNSYFRQWAQANGLKGNGRRALVVGCGLGDDAKYLHDLGFKVTAFDLSPTAIEWAKKLYGEADIQFEAADLFHPFGDWLGAFDFVLEIYTIQPLPLEMRPQVIDAIAAFVADGGELVVVTRGRGDDEEPDTVPWPCSRRDLSRFSENGLVEVDLVEMPPENEDEPPRFVARYRRQR
- a CDS encoding MBL fold metallo-hydrolase, coding for MQFKQFYLGCLSHASYYVGSEGEAAVIDPQRDVEQYIAEAEGHGQKIKYVIETHSHADFVSGHIELAARTGAEIVYGQRANTQFPTLKVKDGDELWVGSVKLRFLETPGHTPEGITIIAEEGSAEHENVLAVSSDADKSVGAPKVFTGDTLFIGDVGRPDLVGSKGFTAEQMAGMLYDSLHEKILLLPDNSEVYPAHGAGSLCGKNMSKDTWSTLGEQRRTNYALQPMTKDEFVKLVSADQPEVPMYFPRSAAKNLEGAVPLDEIAKPKALSADELRAFDGVVIDVRTNTEYGAGHVPNSINIGLGGQFASWAGTLIPIGTRIAIVANGADQVDEAVMRLARVGHEAVGGYQFISDYTGERKVVEQVAVDEVAELTKTEKYLQFVDVRRPAEHDAGHAHRSRNIPLDKLASEIDQLDPAVPSYVICQGGYRSSIGCGILENAGFKKVSNVTGGTAAWIEAGLETEVNAVACASTKPA
- a CDS encoding multicopper oxidase domain-containing protein; the protein is MKRRDFVKLTGAAGAALFSGRPTFGSLAGRTAVVPDVIINLRAVVSTVSLLPGTPTSVWRYEGEVVQGTPQNLQPIPGSFLGPTIRVHRGQRIRINFTNYLPEMTLMHWHGLHVPEEMDAHPRFTVEPGASYVYEFTVMNRAGTYWYHPHPDMRTAVQVYRGLAGLFIVTDDEEQALGLPSGEAEIPIVLQDRLFAQDNQFVYQPITMVGFLGDRVLANGNMARSVDVASRAYRLRFLNGSNSRFYKLAWSDGTPMTVIASDGGLLEAPVERPYLILSPGERYEVIADFRNFPLRRNRRLVSQAFSPMGNMGNGGAALPNGAAFPIMSFRVRRRVADNFVLPPTLSAITRYRLKDAVNAADPRTFPITFHPGMFMLNGGMFEMNEVAANENVALNTLEVWDIPNQSGTVQMAHPMHIHLVQFQIIDRQMNPSGATNYESVRYGFVDSGWKDTFMLMPGERVRLLLRFEDFTGKFVYHCHNLEHEDMGMMRNFQVS
- a CDS encoding rhodanese-like domain-containing protein, with the translated sequence MRVIIVFLISLLALTWACRSAPTKTTDSPEIVSAPGVTEVSPQAALPATSAAYSQFIDVRTPEEYAAGHADRTRNIPLDQLAANLDMLEANEPVYLICRTDNRSSQAAKMLVDAGFKQAIVVKGGTEAWKAAGLPMGGQP